One Eubacteriales bacterium mix99 genomic window carries:
- a CDS encoding carbohydrate ABC transporter permease, translating to MNNKIRAGIGERIFNVVNILLLISIMGITLYPMLYVVFASFSKPDRFMMHYGPLWYPLGFDLSSYQAVFKNPNIWNGYRNTIFIVVVGVAVNMFLTLLGGYLLSRRNWMFQRVMALSVIFTMYFSGGLIPFYLTVRDLRLDKTLWSLILPTAISTYNLIIMRTAFAAIPESLEESAKLDGASHFVILTKVMIPLVGPTIAVLVLYYGVGHWNSWFNAMIFLMGVRSKYPLQLILREILIQNSLDDMTMGAGMEDREMIAETIKYAVIVVSTAPILCLYPFLQKYFVKGVMIGALKG from the coding sequence ATGAATAACAAGATCCGAGCAGGAATCGGGGAACGTATTTTCAATGTTGTAAATATATTACTTTTGATTAGTATTATGGGGATTACACTTTATCCCATGCTCTATGTTGTGTTTGCTTCGTTCAGTAAACCGGATCGGTTTATGATGCATTACGGGCCTTTATGGTATCCTCTGGGGTTTGATCTGTCTTCCTATCAGGCAGTCTTCAAAAACCCCAATATTTGGAATGGATACCGGAATACCATTTTTATCGTTGTGGTGGGAGTGGCTGTCAACATGTTCCTGACATTACTGGGAGGATACCTTCTGTCCAGGCGAAACTGGATGTTTCAGCGAGTAATGGCGCTGTCTGTCATCTTCACCATGTACTTCAGCGGCGGATTGATTCCCTTTTATCTGACGGTACGGGATCTTCGACTGGATAAGACTTTATGGTCGCTGATTCTTCCAACGGCAATCAGCACCTATAATTTGATTATCATGCGAACGGCTTTTGCGGCGATTCCGGAAAGCTTGGAAGAATCCGCAAAGCTGGATGGGGCAAGCCATTTTGTCATCCTCACAAAGGTCATGATTCCTCTGGTTGGGCCTACCATCGCAGTTCTGGTACTGTACTATGGAGTCGGACACTGGAATTCCTGGTTCAACGCCATGATATTTCTGATGGGAGTACGTTCAAAATATCCGTTGCAGCTGATCCTGCGGGAGATACTGATTCAGAATTCCCTGGATGATATGACCATGGGAGCGGGAATGGAAGATAGGGAGATGATAGCCGAAACAATTAAATACGCTGTGATTGTAGTTTCCACGGCGCCTATTCTTTGTCTGTATCCATTTCTCCAAAAATATTTTGTGAAAGGGGTTATGATTGGAGCGTTGAAAGGATAG
- a CDS encoding helix-turn-helix domain-containing protein gives MAGLWKHNKAFSRIFLSYLILLAIPMIVLGAVHYYQTLKIMEDKIEKDSLAALQQSSDTVDSFVEGLYRISSEFSLNQRLHDFLYTKAESARDLSSLARPVMLDLRKYTILNNFIGDIYIYSRKNNSIVSPTGLYTPEIFFSCVYPHTSDQAEFGKWTDAIRKADFRKTIPVTVNTCAGNIDKKILFKDSLPNAQDNLGCILVLMNQDRYLDTFSEVLKGYHGSLYILGHDRRVIVSENPWHGTDITEKNLRSRTAAETIATSEGKVLKVHITSTKNNWRYVSIIPYNAFIDQVKILKLSTICIIVLFGFFAFMISFFAANRNYAPIRNIIQFIQTAYGDQAEEKDDYQVISNIIQSSSEEIKSNQKIMKRYIPVIRQRYLAEIIGGDENCQESQSDSMNQLLGIRLDFTVSAVALFHVKMKETADKKQDGQKELYKIALCNAIEEVVKDHCVGYAVEMGHNTIACICGSDVANPDSLQENLYALATKLKKDPENKLDIVLSAGIGNIYKGHMNLSRSYEEAEEALHYAGLMNEEIVYYNDILKNDNLFAFPVSKEIQLINAIKSGKQEEALEVVSSVYNENCLHKQLTYEMMELFLYDLYCSVVKAMEELSLKHCDSIFQSIRELDNPDNGHRDMSYFLLDIKEKVIQVCKEIKIQQSERPAKLEKGIRVYIDEHFLDHQLSLERLADVFHVTPQYLSRFFREHFCKSYVDYVNEKRVVIAKDYLLGNEKVKDAAVKSGFNNVGTFINAFRKCTGFTPGEFRNASQ, from the coding sequence ATGGCAGGCTTATGGAAGCACAACAAGGCTTTCAGCCGAATATTTCTATCCTATTTGATCCTATTGGCCATTCCAATGATTGTCCTTGGAGCCGTTCATTATTATCAGACATTGAAAATTATGGAGGATAAAATTGAGAAAGATAGTCTGGCGGCTTTGCAGCAATCTTCCGATACAGTGGATTCTTTTGTGGAAGGGCTTTATAGGATATCCAGTGAGTTTTCCCTGAATCAAAGGCTACATGATTTTCTTTATACAAAAGCGGAATCTGCACGGGATTTGAGCTCATTGGCCAGGCCGGTGATGTTGGATTTACGGAAATATACAATTTTAAACAATTTTATCGGAGATATCTATATCTATTCCAGAAAGAACAACTCTATTGTGTCGCCGACCGGTCTCTATACTCCGGAGATCTTTTTCAGCTGCGTCTATCCCCACACGTCTGACCAGGCGGAGTTTGGAAAATGGACAGATGCCATAAGGAAAGCAGATTTTCGAAAGACCATTCCTGTTACAGTAAATACTTGTGCCGGCAATATAGATAAGAAAATTCTTTTTAAGGATTCTCTGCCCAATGCACAGGATAATCTGGGATGTATCCTGGTGCTTATGAATCAGGATCGGTATCTGGATACATTTTCGGAAGTACTGAAAGGATATCATGGAAGCCTGTATATACTGGGCCATGACCGCCGGGTCATTGTATCGGAGAATCCCTGGCATGGTACGGATATTACAGAAAAAAATCTGCGATCCCGGACAGCTGCGGAAACGATTGCAACATCAGAAGGAAAAGTGCTAAAGGTACACATCACATCGACAAAAAACAACTGGAGATATGTAAGCATTATTCCATATAACGCATTCATTGATCAGGTAAAGATCTTGAAATTGTCCACCATATGCATTATCGTTCTGTTTGGTTTTTTTGCTTTTATGATATCTTTTTTTGCTGCTAACAGAAATTATGCGCCGATCAGGAACATCATACAGTTCATACAAACAGCATATGGAGATCAGGCGGAAGAAAAGGATGATTATCAGGTTATATCAAATATAATACAATCTTCCAGTGAAGAAATAAAGTCGAATCAGAAGATAATGAAGAGGTATATCCCTGTCATAAGACAGCGTTATCTGGCTGAAATTATAGGGGGGGATGAAAATTGCCAGGAAAGTCAAAGCGATTCAATGAATCAATTGCTGGGCATTCGTCTGGACTTCACTGTTTCTGCAGTGGCATTGTTTCATGTAAAGATGAAAGAAACGGCTGATAAGAAACAGGACGGGCAAAAGGAATTGTACAAGATTGCATTATGCAATGCCATAGAAGAAGTCGTGAAAGATCACTGTGTAGGATATGCAGTGGAAATGGGCCATAATACCATTGCCTGCATCTGTGGGTCGGATGTTGCAAACCCGGACAGTTTACAGGAGAACCTGTATGCGCTGGCAACAAAGCTGAAAAAGGATCCGGAGAACAAACTGGATATTGTTTTATCAGCGGGGATAGGAAATATCTATAAGGGTCACATGAATTTATCCCGCTCTTATGAGGAGGCAGAAGAGGCCCTTCATTATGCCGGGCTGATGAATGAAGAGATTGTGTACTATAATGATATCCTGAAGAATGATAATTTGTTTGCATTTCCTGTTTCAAAGGAAATACAACTGATAAATGCCATAAAGTCAGGGAAACAGGAAGAAGCACTGGAAGTTGTGAGCAGTGTTTATAATGAAAACTGTCTTCATAAACAGCTGACCTATGAGATGATGGAACTTTTTTTGTATGATTTGTACTGCTCAGTGGTTAAGGCAATGGAAGAGTTAAGCCTGAAGCATTGCGATTCCATCTTTCAAAGCATTCGGGAGCTGGATAATCCGGACAACGGACATCGGGATATGTCCTATTTTCTATTGGATATCAAGGAAAAGGTCATTCAGGTCTGTAAAGAAATCAAGATACAGCAGAGCGAACGGCCAGCAAAGCTGGAGAAAGGAATCCGGGTCTATATAGATGAACATTTTCTGGATCATCAGCTCAGTCTGGAAAGGCTGGCGGATGTGTTTCATGTCACGCCCCAGTATTTAAGCCGTTTTTTCAGGGAGCATTTCTGTAAAAGTTATGTGGATTATGTAAATGAAAAAAGAGTGGTGATAGCAAAGGACTATCTGCTTGGGAATGAAAAAGTCAAGGATGCCGCAGTAAAGTCCGGTTTTAATAATGTTGGTACATTTATCAATGCCTTTCGCAAATGTACCGGCTTTACACCCGGAGAATTCAGAAATGCCAGTCAATAG
- a CDS encoding glycoside hydrolase family 3 C-terminal domain-containing protein, whose amino-acid sequence MGAEAVEGRTNRITTQEAEKRARKLVDQMTIEERASQLKYDAPPIERLKIPAYNWWNEALHGVARGGTATMFPQAIGMAAMFDEHFMEVIGNIIATEGRAKYNEAAKHGDRDIYKGITFWSPNVNIFRDPRWGRGHETYGEDPYLTGRLGVAFIKGLQGHGRYLKSAACVKHFAVHSGPESLRHEFDATASKKDMWETYLPAFEDCVLEGKVEGVMGAYNRTNGEPCCGSYTLLRDILRGKWKFEGHVVSDCGAIADFHTGHLVTSTAPESAALAIKAGCDLNCGNTYLHLLQALKDNLITEEDITRSAVRLFTTRMKLGMFDECEYDSIPYSVVDSGEHNEAALEAARKSMVLLKNDGILPLDKDRIKTIGVIGPNANSRLALKGNYYGTPSRTITLLEGIQDYVGDEVRVYYSEGCHLYKDKVENLGLKNDRTAEARTVAEHSDVVVLCLGLDETLEGEQGDAGNASASGDKADLNLPEVQEDLLEKVAAVGKPTVLLLSTGSAVSINFADKKCNAILQTWYPGARGGQAAAECLFGDYSPSGKLPVTFYRSVEELPAFTNYSMKGRTYRYMETEPLYPFGFGLTYSRVELRDLRIQNKIAKESDIRLSVEIKNAGSYDTDEVVQFYIKDRNSKYAVPNPCLCGFQRIHLGRGESRVVEAMIPNKAMNIVDGEGNRYLDSNHFTVFAGISQPDQRSVALTGIRPLSVEISF is encoded by the coding sequence ATGGGAGCAGAAGCAGTTGAAGGAAGGACGAACCGAATCACAACGCAGGAAGCGGAAAAACGTGCGCGTAAGCTGGTGGATCAGATGACCATAGAGGAAAGAGCATCCCAGCTGAAATATGATGCACCGCCCATAGAGCGGCTGAAGATTCCTGCGTATAACTGGTGGAATGAGGCCCTTCATGGTGTCGCGAGGGGCGGCACGGCCACCATGTTTCCCCAGGCAATCGGTATGGCTGCCATGTTTGATGAACATTTTATGGAGGTAATTGGGAATATCATTGCCACCGAGGGGCGGGCGAAATACAATGAAGCGGCAAAGCATGGAGACCGGGATATCTATAAGGGAATCACCTTCTGGTCACCCAATGTAAATATCTTTCGGGATCCCAGATGGGGCAGAGGGCATGAAACCTATGGCGAGGATCCCTATCTGACGGGGAGACTGGGGGTCGCTTTTATAAAGGGCCTGCAGGGTCATGGCAGATATCTGAAGTCTGCGGCCTGTGTCAAGCATTTTGCAGTGCACAGCGGCCCGGAAAGCCTCCGGCACGAATTCGATGCGACAGCATCAAAGAAGGATATGTGGGAGACCTATCTGCCTGCATTTGAGGATTGTGTATTGGAAGGCAAAGTGGAAGGCGTCATGGGAGCGTACAACCGTACAAATGGAGAGCCCTGCTGCGGGAGCTATACATTGCTTCGGGATATCCTGAGGGGCAAATGGAAATTTGAAGGCCATGTTGTCTCAGACTGTGGGGCAATCGCAGATTTTCATACCGGGCACCTTGTTACCTCCACAGCCCCGGAGTCTGCCGCTCTTGCCATAAAGGCAGGATGCGATTTAAATTGCGGAAACACCTATCTTCACTTACTGCAGGCTCTAAAGGATAACCTGATTACAGAAGAGGATATCACCAGATCCGCGGTAAGGCTGTTTACCACCAGAATGAAACTGGGCATGTTTGATGAATGCGAATACGACAGCATTCCCTACTCGGTAGTGGATTCCGGAGAGCATAATGAAGCGGCATTGGAAGCCGCCCGAAAGAGCATGGTCCTTCTGAAGAATGACGGGATTTTGCCTTTGGACAAAGACAGGATAAAGACAATCGGGGTCATCGGGCCCAACGCCAACAGTCGTCTGGCTTTGAAAGGAAACTATTACGGGACTCCTTCCAGGACTATCACGCTGCTTGAAGGAATACAGGATTATGTCGGGGATGAGGTTCGTGTTTATTATTCGGAAGGCTGTCATTTATATAAAGACAAGGTGGAAAATCTGGGGCTGAAAAACGACAGGACAGCGGAAGCCCGGACTGTGGCGGAACACAGCGATGTGGTGGTCCTTTGCCTGGGTCTGGATGAGACATTGGAAGGAGAGCAGGGAGATGCCGGAAATGCCTCTGCATCCGGAGACAAGGCAGATCTGAATCTTCCGGAGGTGCAGGAGGATCTGCTGGAGAAGGTAGCGGCGGTTGGGAAACCAACCGTACTTCTGTTGTCAACAGGGAGCGCCGTGAGCATCAATTTCGCCGATAAAAAGTGCAATGCCATTCTTCAAACCTGGTACCCCGGGGCCAGAGGCGGTCAGGCTGCGGCAGAATGTCTGTTTGGCGACTACTCCCCTTCCGGAAAACTGCCTGTTACCTTTTACAGAAGTGTGGAAGAGCTCCCGGCATTCACCAATTACTCCATGAAGGGAAGGACCTATCGTTATATGGAAACAGAGCCCCTGTATCCCTTTGGATTCGGGCTTACCTACAGCAGGGTTGAGCTAAGGGATCTGAGGATACAGAACAAGATAGCAAAGGAAAGCGATATCCGGTTATCGGTGGAAATCAAAAATGCAGGGTCCTACGATACCGATGAGGTGGTACAGTTCTATATAAAGGACAGGAATTCTAAATATGCGGTTCCCAATCCCTGCCTGTGCGGCTTTCAGAGGATCCATCTTGGGAGGGGGGAAAGCAGGGTGGTGGAAGCCATGATTCCCAACAAAGCTATGAATATCGTGGACGGGGAAGGAAACCGATACCTGGACAGCAATCACTTTACGGTTTTTGCAGGGATAAGCCAGCCGGATCAAAGAAGTGTGGCCCTGACAGGCATACGGCCTTTGTCGGTTGAAATAAGCTTTTGA
- a CDS encoding ABC transporter permease subunit, which translates to MTASFISLFHYKPMYGTIIAFKNFTPAKGIMNSPWAGLQHFKNFFSSVYFGRVLKNTLIISITQLIFGFPAPILLALLINELRNRAFSRTVQTIGYMPHFISLVVLCGMIKQFTSDSGFITLLLSHVGLKKQTMLNQPGLFVPIYVISDIWQNVGWGSIIYLAALTGIDPELYDASKIDGAGRWKQTLYITIPCLLPTIIILLILRTGSILSVGSEKIILLYNPSIYETSDVISSYVYRQGLLNSDWSYSTAVGLFNSVVNFALVVMVNKISRKTSEISLW; encoded by the coding sequence ATGACGGCAAGTTTTATCTCTCTGTTTCATTATAAACCCATGTACGGTACCATCATTGCATTTAAGAACTTTACTCCGGCAAAAGGAATTATGAACAGTCCCTGGGCAGGGCTGCAGCACTTTAAAAATTTTTTCTCCAGTGTTTATTTTGGCAGGGTGTTGAAAAACACCCTGATCATCAGCATCACTCAATTGATATTCGGATTTCCGGCGCCCATTCTGCTTGCATTGTTGATCAATGAGTTACGGAACCGGGCTTTTTCACGAACGGTACAAACCATCGGCTATATGCCCCATTTTATTTCCCTGGTAGTCTTATGTGGCATGATCAAGCAATTTACAAGCGACAGCGGATTTATTACTTTGCTGCTGTCTCATGTTGGACTCAAAAAGCAGACCATGCTCAATCAGCCTGGATTGTTTGTCCCGATCTATGTGATCTCCGATATCTGGCAGAATGTGGGGTGGGGAAGTATTATCTATCTGGCGGCATTAACAGGGATAGATCCGGAATTGTACGATGCCTCAAAAATCGATGGCGCCGGAAGATGGAAACAGACGCTGTATATAACGATTCCCTGCCTGCTGCCTACCATCATAATATTATTGATTTTGAGGACGGGAAGTATTCTCAGTGTCGGTTCGGAAAAAATTATTCTTTTATATAATCCTTCTATTTATGAAACATCCGATGTTATTTCCTCCTATGTATACCGGCAGGGCCTTCTGAATTCTGACTGGAGCTACAGTACCGCCGTGGGGCTGTTCAATTCCGTTGTAAATTTTGCACTGGTGGTGATGGTAAATAAAATAAGCAGGAAAACCAGCGAAATCAGTTTATGGTGA
- a CDS encoding BsuPI-related putative proteinase inhibitor, translating into MIQYIVQPGDTLYSISLKFRTTVSALMKSNPIRDPEGIHPGQILNIPLPVRNSDYLSAAFPPPCQSARVLSGLSLLLSADKPVYQPEDTVLLSLWMANLSNRTMQLDYNTSQRYDFQLDLPSGQMLWQWSRDKSFAQMIGKVSLSPNQSVRFEEQFALPLSFHSKIDSLHVFGWNTSRQASQVKLHLTIRITGT; encoded by the coding sequence ATGATACAGTATATTGTTCAGCCCGGTGATACGTTATATTCCATCAGCCTGAAGTTCCGGACAACAGTATCTGCCCTGATGAAAAGCAATCCGATTCGTGATCCGGAAGGGATTCATCCGGGTCAGATACTGAACATTCCCCTTCCTGTCCGGAATTCCGATTATCTTTCAGCTGCTTTTCCTCCGCCCTGCCAGTCTGCCAGGGTCCTTTCCGGACTGTCTCTGCTGTTGTCTGCTGACAAGCCGGTTTATCAGCCCGAAGACACCGTCTTACTGTCATTGTGGATGGCAAACCTCTCCAATCGGACCATGCAGCTGGATTACAATACCAGCCAGAGGTATGACTTCCAGCTGGACTTGCCTTCAGGACAGATGCTGTGGCAATGGTCCCGTGACAAATCCTTCGCTCAGATGATAGGCAAGGTTTCCCTCTCTCCGAATCAATCCGTGCGTTTCGAAGAACAGTTTGCCTTGCCTTTGTCTTTCCATTCAAAAATCGATTCGCTTCACGTATTTGGCTGGAATACTTCCAGACAGGCCAGCCAGGTGAAACTGCATCTGACCATCCGGATAACCGGGACGTGA
- a CDS encoding PDZ domain-containing protein yields the protein MSGFIKMLFTAFAQSITSFLYLLILLMVYAEIKKNARLEESWLGSLRDTSGNRLMDSMLFGMIAGLISSTLIILIGIPINLNTLVILLPFSLLLTLLNKRYLCLSYAGGVLSLVSLIFGWPDMDVPSLLALIGILHLTESLLIMLDGQKETVPVVMEHKRFKPIGAFAIGKFWPVPLVILTIPSGILQTAGGGMQMPDWWPLFGGQGGSGLMLFPIAVLLEYNDLAVTARPEQRARKTGLWMGMCSLLILVIAVLSVHYVWLMFAGAVLMPLLHEFLLYWSRKSQLNGNPIFGAPWRGLRILDVAPDTIGSQMGLKPGDILLSLNGKGVNSEEMLREILQTAPMYLWIDYKRDGKPGTAEYHSYHCDEDRMGILFVPRKTSRFFRAEEQKGPLLRLWKWIQRMQRQRKNRDHLKA from the coding sequence ATGTCCGGATTTATCAAAATGCTGTTTACTGCTTTTGCCCAATCCATAACGAGCTTTCTCTATCTTTTGATTCTGCTGATGGTTTATGCCGAAATCAAGAAGAATGCCCGGCTGGAAGAGTCCTGGTTGGGTTCTTTACGGGACACTTCAGGAAATCGTTTGATGGACAGTATGTTGTTTGGCATGATTGCAGGTCTGATTTCCAGCACTTTGATTATTTTGATAGGAATTCCCATCAATCTGAATACCCTGGTCATTCTCCTGCCTTTCTCCCTGCTCCTTACTTTGCTGAATAAGCGATATCTGTGCCTGTCTTATGCAGGAGGTGTTCTGTCCCTGGTCAGCCTGATCTTCGGCTGGCCGGATATGGATGTTCCATCGCTTCTGGCACTGATTGGGATCCTTCACCTGACCGAAAGTCTCCTGATTATGCTGGACGGGCAAAAGGAAACCGTGCCGGTGGTAATGGAACATAAAAGGTTCAAGCCCATTGGAGCGTTTGCGATAGGTAAGTTCTGGCCGGTGCCCCTTGTCATTCTGACGATTCCGTCCGGTATTCTGCAGACGGCGGGAGGAGGAATGCAAATGCCGGATTGGTGGCCTTTGTTCGGAGGACAAGGAGGCAGCGGTCTCATGCTGTTTCCCATTGCAGTCCTGTTGGAATACAACGATTTGGCTGTTACGGCCCGTCCGGAGCAGAGGGCAAGGAAAACCGGCCTGTGGATGGGCATGTGCAGCCTGCTGATCCTGGTTATCGCCGTTTTGTCTGTTCACTATGTCTGGCTGATGTTTGCAGGCGCAGTCCTGATGCCGCTTCTGCACGAATTTCTGTTGTATTGGAGCAGGAAAAGCCAGTTGAACGGAAATCCGATTTTTGGCGCTCCCTGGCGCGGGCTGCGGATACTGGATGTTGCGCCGGATACCATAGGCAGTCAAATGGGGCTGAAACCAGGAGATATTCTGCTGAGTCTGAATGGAAAGGGAGTCAACAGCGAAGAGATGCTTCGGGAAATTTTGCAGACTGCTCCAATGTATCTCTGGATTGATTACAAAAGGGACGGGAAACCGGGAACAGCAGAGTATCATTCCTATCATTGTGATGAGGATCGCATGGGGATTTTGTTTGTACCAAGAAAGACCAGTCGGTTTTTCCGGGCAGAAGAGCAAAAGGGTCCTCTTCTCCGGCTATGGAAATGGATTCAACGGATGCAGAGGCAGAGGAAAAATCGCGATCATTTAAAGGCTTAA
- the xylB gene encoding xylulokinase, with protein sequence MYFIGIDLGTSAVKLLLMNQNGVCVKSVSREYPISYPKPGWSEQNSEDWYRQTSDGLRELLPDIDKSRVAGIGVSGQMHGLVALDKSDHVIRPAILWNDERTAEETEYLNQEIGKDRLSADTANVAFAGFTAPKILWMRKQEPDHFRRIAKIMLPKDYIVYRWTGVHSSDPSDASGTLLFDVKNRCWSKDMMQICEVTEEQLPAVYESYEVVGTMKEEIAGEFGLPGNVKIVAGAGDNAAAAVGTGTVGEGRCNVSLGTSGTLFVSSEQFEVDKNNALHAFAHADGNYHLMGVVLSAASCNKWWMEEILKTKDFAGEQKDIHNLGSNRVYFLPYLMGERSPHNDPNARGAFVGMTMETTRKDMTLAMMEGVAFAIRDSYEVARSLGTGIKRTKMCGGGAKSPLWRKVLANVLNLKVDILSVEEGPALGAAMLAAVGCRAYASVEEIAEKIVQIRTTVEPDPAIVSLYNERYRVYRSLYPGLKDLFPKM encoded by the coding sequence ATGTATTTTATTGGAATAGATTTGGGCACCTCAGCAGTAAAACTGCTGCTGATGAATCAAAATGGTGTCTGCGTAAAGAGCGTATCAAGGGAATATCCCATTTCCTATCCGAAGCCGGGCTGGTCGGAACAAAATTCGGAGGACTGGTATCGTCAGACATCGGATGGACTCCGGGAACTTCTCCCGGATATTGATAAATCCAGGGTGGCCGGGATTGGAGTAAGCGGACAGATGCATGGCCTGGTGGCACTGGACAAAAGCGATCATGTGATTCGTCCCGCGATTCTGTGGAATGACGAGAGAACCGCTGAGGAGACCGAATACCTGAATCAGGAGATTGGGAAAGACCGTTTATCGGCGGATACAGCGAACGTTGCCTTTGCCGGATTTACCGCGCCGAAGATTCTGTGGATGAGGAAACAGGAACCGGATCATTTCAGGCGCATTGCAAAGATTATGCTCCCAAAGGATTATATCGTGTATCGGTGGACCGGGGTACATAGTTCCGATCCTTCCGACGCCTCGGGGACATTGCTGTTTGATGTGAAAAACAGATGTTGGTCAAAAGACATGATGCAGATATGCGAGGTAACCGAGGAACAGCTTCCAGCCGTCTATGAGAGCTATGAGGTGGTTGGAACCATGAAAGAGGAGATCGCCGGGGAATTTGGTTTACCCGGGAATGTCAAAATTGTGGCAGGGGCAGGGGACAATGCGGCTGCTGCAGTTGGGACCGGTACAGTGGGGGAAGGAAGGTGCAACGTTTCCCTTGGGACTTCCGGCACCCTGTTTGTCTCCAGCGAACAATTTGAAGTGGATAAAAACAATGCCCTTCATGCCTTTGCCCATGCGGATGGCAATTATCATCTCATGGGAGTGGTGCTCAGTGCTGCTTCCTGCAATAAGTGGTGGATGGAAGAGATCCTGAAGACGAAGGATTTTGCCGGAGAGCAGAAGGATATTCATAATCTGGGCAGCAACCGGGTGTATTTTCTTCCCTATTTGATGGGAGAGCGTTCTCCCCACAATGATCCCAATGCCAGAGGAGCCTTTGTCGGCATGACCATGGAAACCACCCGGAAGGATATGACCCTTGCCATGATGGAGGGAGTGGCATTTGCAATCCGGGATTCCTATGAGGTTGCCCGATCCCTGGGAACCGGGATAAAGAGGACCAAAATGTGCGGCGGCGGAGCGAAAAGTCCTCTCTGGAGAAAAGTCCTGGCCAATGTTCTGAATCTGAAGGTGGACATCCTGTCCGTGGAAGAAGGGCCGGCACTTGGCGCTGCCATGCTGGCTGCGGTGGGCTGCAGAGCATACGCTTCCGTGGAGGAGATTGCGGAAAAGATTGTCCAAATCCGGACTACAGTGGAGCCGGACCCTGCAATTGTTTCTCTTTATAATGAAAGATACCGGGTATACCGGAGCCTTTATCCGGGGCTGAAGGATTTGTTTCCCAAAATGTAG
- a CDS encoding S41 family peptidase, translated as MISKKKAVIGAVIIILCTAVFSSLITLRVNEYKMISQGDVIQAEDYTELRDFYRKFNQVKAVVQQDYLEEPKLKTLLDGALKGMVASLNDPYSYYLTAKEYQDFLVDVEGSYAGVGLTVTVNKEDNMITVVNAIKGGPAAEAGIVTGDKIINIDGEDVDGSMLDAAVSKMRGKADTKVKVSILRDGKTEEYSITRKVVNLPDMEYKMLDDKIGYLWLYRFDKNSSANFFRAVEELRSRGMQGMVLDLRNNPGGLLDECVAIGDKLLPEGLVLYSEDKHGNREEYKTDKQYLKIPLAVLVNEYSASASEVLSGAIQDHGVGVLIGHTTFGKGLVQTIRGPFKEGDVVKLTTAKYFTPKGRDINKKGVVPDIKVNELEEAGQFVTDHPGKDLPLNLDAPLSKGLEEVKKQLSQ; from the coding sequence ATGATTAGCAAAAAGAAAGCTGTAATCGGGGCAGTTATCATTATTTTATGCACGGCGGTTTTTTCATCCCTCATTACACTTCGGGTGAATGAATACAAGATGATCAGTCAGGGAGATGTCATCCAGGCAGAAGATTATACGGAGCTGAGGGATTTTTACAGGAAATTCAATCAGGTAAAAGCAGTCGTTCAGCAGGACTATCTGGAGGAACCGAAGCTGAAGACGCTGTTGGACGGAGCGTTAAAGGGTATGGTCGCTTCCCTGAATGATCCGTATTCCTATTATCTGACAGCAAAGGAATACCAGGATTTCCTGGTGGATGTGGAAGGATCCTATGCGGGAGTGGGTCTTACCGTTACAGTAAACAAGGAAGACAACATGATTACCGTTGTGAATGCTATTAAGGGAGGCCCCGCTGCAGAAGCCGGCATTGTGACAGGTGATAAGATCATAAACATCGATGGAGAAGATGTGGATGGATCCATGCTGGATGCTGCAGTAAGCAAGATGCGCGGCAAGGCGGATACTAAAGTAAAGGTTTCCATTCTGCGTGACGGCAAAACCGAGGAATACAGCATCACTCGGAAGGTTGTCAATCTTCCCGATATGGAATACAAAATGCTGGACGACAAAATCGGATACCTGTGGTTGTACCGGTTTGATAAGAATTCCTCCGCCAATTTCTTCAGGGCTGTGGAGGAACTGCGTTCCAGGGGGATGCAGGGCATGGTACTGGATTTGCGCAACAACCCTGGCGGCTTGCTGGATGAATGTGTGGCAATCGGGGATAAGCTGCTTCCGGAAGGCTTGGTATTGTACAGTGAAGACAAGCATGGCAATCGGGAAGAATACAAAACAGACAAGCAATATCTGAAGATTCCCCTGGCCGTATTGGTCAATGAATACAGTGCCAGCGCATCGGAGGTTTTGTCCGGAGCCATACAGGACCATGGAGTTGGTGTGCTGATCGGCCATACCACTTTTGGAAAGGGACTGGTTCAGACCATCCGCGGGCCCTTTAAGGAAGGCGACGTCGTCAAGCTGACCACCGCGAAATATTTTACGCCCAAAGGCAGGGATATCAACAAAAAAGGTGTGGTACCCGATATTAAAGTAAACGAGCTGGAGGAAGCCGGCCAATTTGTCACGGATCATCCGGGAAAGGACCTTCCGTTGAATCTGGATGCTCCTCTTTCCAAAGGATTGGAAGAAGTGAAAAAGCAGCTCAGTCAGTAA